In Halobaculum magnesiiphilum, the following proteins share a genomic window:
- a CDS encoding pyridoxal phosphate-dependent aminotransferase, producing MNGNDDRAETDGGTAEGSARTEGGPSRFAPADRVESVPPSGIREFFEVAENRDDVISLGVGEPDFTAPWAARSAAIDSLERGRTSYTANRGMLDLREAIAGRVTRYGQSYDPDTEILVTTGASEAVDLAFRAFVNPGDTVALPTPTYVSYEPGVRFAGGEPLPVHTHHEDDWALTPEALLEAGADEADVLVLCYPNNPTGATMDADEMDAVADFCREHDLLVIADEIYAALTYEGDHQSVATRPGMRERTVVINGFSKAYAMTGLRLGYAMGPETAIDAMTKVHQYAMLSAPTTAQHAALSAIERCDDEVERMRREYDRRRRYVVSRLRELGIDVAEPGGAFYAFPRVADVAPDGDARAFATELLEAEGVAAVPGTAFGAGGEGHIRISYATGLDDLKEAMARLERFLS from the coding sequence ATGAACGGGAACGACGACCGAGCCGAGACCGACGGCGGCACCGCTGAGGGCTCCGCGCGGACGGAGGGCGGACCCTCCCGCTTCGCGCCGGCCGACCGCGTCGAGTCGGTGCCGCCGTCGGGGATCCGCGAGTTCTTCGAGGTCGCGGAGAACCGCGACGACGTGATCTCGCTGGGCGTCGGCGAGCCGGACTTCACGGCGCCGTGGGCCGCGCGCTCGGCGGCGATCGACTCGCTGGAGCGCGGCCGCACCAGCTACACCGCCAACCGGGGGATGCTCGACCTCCGGGAGGCGATCGCCGGGCGCGTCACCCGCTACGGCCAGTCGTACGACCCCGACACGGAGATCCTCGTCACGACGGGCGCGTCCGAGGCGGTCGACCTGGCGTTTAGGGCGTTCGTGAACCCCGGCGACACGGTCGCGCTCCCGACGCCGACGTACGTCTCCTACGAGCCCGGCGTGCGCTTCGCCGGCGGGGAGCCCCTTCCGGTTCACACCCACCACGAGGACGACTGGGCGCTCACGCCCGAGGCGCTCCTGGAGGCGGGCGCCGATGAGGCCGACGTGCTCGTGCTGTGTTACCCGAACAACCCCACGGGCGCGACGATGGACGCCGACGAGATGGACGCCGTCGCCGACTTCTGTCGCGAGCACGACCTGCTCGTGATCGCCGACGAGATCTACGCCGCGCTCACCTACGAAGGGGACCACCAGTCGGTGGCGACGCGCCCGGGGATGCGCGAGCGCACGGTCGTCATCAACGGCTTCTCGAAGGCGTACGCGATGACCGGCCTCCGGCTGGGCTATGCGATGGGCCCCGAGACGGCGATCGACGCGATGACGAAGGTCCACCAGTACGCGATGCTGTCGGCGCCGACGACCGCGCAGCACGCCGCGCTGTCGGCTATCGAACGGTGCGACGACGAGGTCGAACGGATGCGCCGCGAGTACGACCGGCGCCGACGCTACGTCGTCTCGCGGCTGCGCGAGCTCGGCATCGACGTGGCGGAGCCGGGCGGCGCCTTCTACGCGTTCCCCCGCGTCGCCGACGTCGCGCCCGACGGCGACGCCCGCGCGTTCGCGACCGAGCTGCTGGAGGCGGAGGGCGTCGCGGCCGTCCCCGGCACCGCCTTCGGCGCCGGCGGCGAGGGTCACATCCGCATCTCGTATGCGACCGGGCTCGACGACCTCAAGGAGGCGATGGCGCGGCTGGAGCGGTTCCTCTCCTGA
- a CDS encoding Lrp/AsnC family transcriptional regulator: MDEATRSLIDALVADARESTADLARQTGLDEAAVEEKIAELEASGALRGYTAVVDWEATDEERVSAVVEVNVELDRETDYDDVARRIAESPAVDSLRLMSGDYDFAVNVSGSSMGDVSRFVSEEVAPLPAVTKTVTHYVMETFKERGIRFTDHDDDDRLSVTP, from the coding sequence ATGGACGAGGCTACCCGATCCCTGATAGACGCGCTCGTCGCCGACGCCCGCGAGTCCACCGCCGACCTGGCCCGCCAGACCGGCCTGGACGAGGCGGCCGTCGAGGAGAAGATCGCCGAGCTGGAGGCGTCGGGGGCCCTGCGCGGCTACACCGCCGTCGTCGACTGGGAGGCCACCGACGAGGAGCGCGTCAGCGCCGTCGTCGAGGTGAACGTCGAGCTCGACCGCGAGACCGACTACGACGACGTGGCCCGCCGGATCGCGGAGTCGCCGGCGGTCGACTCGCTGCGGCTGATGTCGGGCGATTACGACTTCGCGGTCAACGTCTCCGGCTCGTCGATGGGCGACGTGTCGCGGTTCGTCTCCGAGGAGGTGGCGCCGCTGCCGGCGGTGACGAAGACGGTCACCCACTACGTGATGGAGACGTTCAAGGAACGGGGGATCCGCTTCACCGACCACGACGACGACGACCGGCTCTCCGTTACGCCATGA
- the guaB gene encoding IMP dehydrogenase yields MANDGSHGSPFSQKLEVPEALTFDDVLLRPKESRVEPDEADVSTRVSTNVELTTPVLSAAMDTVTESEMAIAMAREGGLGVLHRNMTVEETAAEVERVKRADELVIRRENVVTASPDQTVREVDAMMEHEGVSGAPVVDDDDAVLGIISGTDIRPYLEVGESDAVREAMTDEVITAPADVDAREALELMYDHKIERVPVVDDEDRLVGLVTMQGTLARREHTDAARDESGSLLVGVAVGPFEEERAVAADEAGADVLFIDCAHAHNLNVLDSARAIKGEVDADVIVGNIGTREAAEAAVDFADGLKVGIGPGSICTTRVVSGAGMPQITAVAQVADVAAREGVPVIADGGIRYSGDAIKAIAAGADAVMLGSYFAGTDEAPGRVITMNGKRYKQYRGMGSVGAMSEGGGDRYLKDAEEDEEFVPEGVEAATPYKGSLSSELHQLVGGMRSGMGYVGAETLPGFKERAEFVRVSQAGQTEGHPHDVTITDEAPNYSPE; encoded by the coding sequence ATGGCGAACGACGGGTCCCACGGAAGTCCGTTCTCACAGAAGCTGGAGGTACCGGAAGCGCTGACGTTCGACGACGTCCTCTTGCGCCCCAAGGAAAGCCGGGTCGAGCCCGACGAGGCCGACGTGTCCACGCGGGTGTCCACCAACGTCGAGCTAACTACCCCCGTCCTCTCGGCGGCGATGGACACCGTCACCGAGTCAGAGATGGCCATCGCGATGGCCCGCGAGGGCGGGCTCGGCGTGCTCCACCGCAACATGACCGTCGAGGAGACGGCCGCTGAGGTCGAGCGCGTCAAGCGCGCCGACGAACTCGTGATCCGACGCGAGAACGTCGTCACCGCCTCCCCCGACCAGACCGTCCGCGAGGTCGACGCGATGATGGAACACGAGGGCGTCTCCGGCGCCCCCGTCGTCGACGACGACGACGCCGTGCTCGGCATCATCTCGGGCACCGACATCCGGCCGTACCTGGAGGTCGGCGAGTCCGACGCCGTCCGCGAGGCGATGACCGACGAGGTCATCACCGCGCCCGCGGACGTCGACGCCCGCGAGGCGCTGGAGCTCATGTACGACCACAAGATCGAGCGCGTCCCCGTCGTCGACGACGAGGACCGCCTCGTCGGCCTGGTGACGATGCAGGGCACCCTCGCGCGCCGCGAGCACACCGACGCCGCCCGCGACGAGTCGGGCTCGCTGCTCGTCGGCGTCGCCGTCGGCCCCTTCGAGGAGGAGCGCGCAGTCGCCGCCGACGAGGCCGGCGCGGACGTGCTGTTCATCGACTGCGCGCACGCGCACAACCTGAACGTCCTCGACTCCGCCCGCGCCATCAAGGGCGAGGTCGACGCCGACGTGATCGTCGGCAACATCGGCACCCGGGAGGCCGCCGAGGCCGCCGTCGACTTCGCCGACGGCCTCAAGGTCGGCATCGGCCCGGGCTCCATCTGCACCACGCGCGTCGTGAGCGGGGCCGGGATGCCCCAGATCACCGCCGTCGCGCAGGTGGCCGACGTGGCCGCTCGCGAGGGAGTCCCCGTCATCGCGGACGGCGGGATCCGCTACTCCGGCGACGCGATCAAGGCGATCGCCGCCGGCGCCGACGCCGTCATGCTCGGCTCGTACTTCGCCGGCACCGACGAGGCGCCCGGCCGCGTCATCACGATGAACGGCAAGCGCTACAAGCAGTACCGCGGCATGGGCTCGGTGGGCGCGATGTCGGAGGGCGGCGGCGACCGCTACCTCAAGGACGCCGAGGAGGACGAGGAGTTCGTCCCCGAGGGCGTCGAGGCGGCGACGCCGTACAAGGGGTCGCTCTCCTCGGAGCTGCACCAGCTCGTCGGCGGCATGCGCTCGGGCATGGGCTACGTCGGCGCCGAGACGCTCCCCGGCTTCAAGGAGCGCGCGGAGTTCGTCCGCGTCTCCCAGGCCGGCCAGACCGAGGGCCACCCCCACGACGTGACGATCACCGACGAGGCGCCGAACTACAGTCCCGAGTGA
- a CDS encoding DUF5795 family protein, whose protein sequence is MSNRVVEGRMVTPEKLAELVEGDSVMDAEPIEDADRECPECGGDVISVGYMPSVMEFVTAYKCQECPWGETDRE, encoded by the coding sequence ATGAGCAATCGCGTCGTCGAGGGACGGATGGTCACGCCGGAGAAGCTCGCCGAGCTGGTCGAGGGCGACTCCGTGATGGACGCCGAGCCGATCGAGGACGCCGACCGTGAGTGCCCCGAGTGCGGCGGCGACGTGATCTCGGTGGGCTACATGCCGAGCGTGATGGAGTTCGTGACGGCGTACAAGTGCCAGGAGTGCCCGTGGGGCGAGACCGACCGCGAATAG
- a CDS encoding response regulator transcription factor, with protein sequence MSEDTDTTASESAAERPVVLVVEDEPDLADLYAAWLGGDYEVRTAYGGQAALEELDDAVDVILLDRRMPGLSGDEVLDEVRDRGIDARVAMVTAVEPDFDIIEMGFDDYLVKPVTRESLLDTVEGLYTRSTYDSRVQEFFAVSSKMAVLEAEKGRAALEESAEYETLERRAATLREELDEDVAGFGDDEFERVFRDLDGADADGDLVDDDEFEDI encoded by the coding sequence ATGAGTGAGGACACAGACACCACGGCGTCCGAGTCGGCCGCGGAGCGGCCGGTCGTCCTCGTCGTCGAGGACGAGCCCGACCTCGCGGACCTGTACGCGGCGTGGCTCGGCGGCGACTACGAGGTCCGGACCGCATACGGCGGGCAGGCGGCCCTCGAGGAGCTCGACGACGCCGTCGACGTGATCCTCCTCGACCGGCGGATGCCGGGACTGTCCGGCGACGAGGTCCTCGACGAGGTGCGCGACCGCGGCATCGACGCCCGCGTCGCGATGGTCACCGCCGTCGAGCCGGACTTCGACATCATCGAGATGGGGTTCGACGACTACCTCGTCAAGCCGGTCACCCGGGAGTCGCTGTTGGACACCGTCGAGGGACTGTACACCCGGTCGACGTACGACTCGCGGGTCCAGGAGTTCTTCGCGGTCTCCTCGAAGATGGCAGTCCTCGAGGCCGAGAAGGGCCGCGCCGCGCTCGAGGAGTCCGCGGAGTACGAGACGCTCGAACGCCGGGCGGCCACCCTGCGCGAGGAGCTCGACGAGGACGTCGCCGGCTTCGGCGACGACGAGTTCGAGCGGGTCTTCCGCGACCTCGACGGCGCCGACGCGGACGGCGACCTGGTCGACGACGACGAGTTCGAGGACATCTGA
- a CDS encoding DUF5794 domain-containing protein produces MSTSAHPIALRLERRVGGATRLLATVMALPLIDGIFPALVIAGALTVPFGIIETGLLIFGGSATMAVVLAEMDGTPREKAASILLLGALIVPVAMAEAALAETIQSLLNPDVFHRFAGLVILAIAAKTASAEIGEYLPSPGAIIGLGLLASFQPAGAELMVSLNPDLLARAGAAAGVGVAFALSIALAGDHLRGRVDIDRFRFGSSVALGILSLSVLGLLPTEQPVALGVLVVTGLFAYDPNSDDEGVAGEDADGPDAGAAAVDAAPEPTHGGAVTTDGGDEIDADAAEDAADDGSESDAGVAFGSSPTAPAAGIDPVDSAGDADGADDASDDDDSDDEPSREPWL; encoded by the coding sequence GTGAGTACCTCAGCACACCCGATCGCGCTCCGTCTGGAGCGGCGCGTCGGCGGCGCCACCCGACTGCTCGCGACCGTCATGGCGCTGCCGCTTATCGACGGCATCTTCCCCGCGCTCGTCATCGCGGGCGCGCTCACGGTTCCGTTCGGCATCATCGAGACCGGGCTGCTCATCTTCGGCGGCTCGGCCACGATGGCGGTCGTGCTCGCCGAGATGGACGGAACCCCCCGCGAGAAGGCGGCCTCCATCCTCCTGCTGGGCGCACTCATCGTCCCCGTGGCGATGGCGGAGGCGGCGCTGGCGGAGACGATCCAGAGCCTGCTGAACCCCGACGTGTTCCACCGCTTCGCCGGCCTGGTGATCCTCGCGATCGCCGCCAAGACCGCCAGCGCGGAGATCGGCGAGTACCTCCCCAGCCCCGGCGCGATCATCGGACTCGGGTTGCTCGCGTCGTTCCAGCCCGCCGGCGCGGAGCTGATGGTCTCGCTGAACCCCGACCTGCTCGCTCGCGCCGGCGCGGCCGCCGGCGTCGGCGTCGCGTTCGCGCTGTCGATCGCGCTGGCGGGCGACCACCTGCGCGGGCGCGTCGACATCGACCGCTTCCGCTTCGGCTCGTCGGTCGCGCTGGGCATCCTCTCGCTGTCGGTGCTGGGGCTGCTCCCGACCGAGCAGCCGGTCGCGCTCGGCGTGCTCGTCGTCACCGGGCTGTTCGCGTACGACCCGAACTCCGACGACGAGGGCGTCGCCGGCGAGGATGCCGACGGTCCCGACGCCGGCGCGGCGGCGGTCGACGCCGCCCCGGAGCCGACCCACGGGGGCGCGGTCACCACCGACGGCGGCGACGAGATCGACGCCGACGCGGCCGAGGACGCGGCCGACGACGGTTCCGAGTCCGACGCCGGCGTCGCCTTCGGCAGCTCGCCGACGGCGCCGGCGGCGGGGATCGACCCCGTCGACTCCGCGGGCGACGCCGACGGGGCGGACGACGCCTCCGACGACGACGACTCCGACGACGAGCCCTCCCGCGAACCCTGGCTGTGA